Proteins encoded in a region of the Microcoleus sp. bin38.metabat.b11b12b14.051 genome:
- a CDS encoding CAP domain-containing protein: MLEQLQTDGAQSVDILTGERSASQVSQPAPATTNQNFIYRVLELTNIERSKLSLSPLTLNTQLLNAAQNHTQNMAVQDFFDHTGKDGSSMGSRITATGYKYSSAAENIAAGSSTPEQVVSSWMNSSGHRTNILNPNLKEIGVGYYFLGNDTGSVNYNHYWTQVFATSLDGSVNPAPTPTPTPVPTPTPAPTPTPTPTPSTLVSITSPIPNATGDGTPTTAPKNTASGGSYFLSDAADTQIPASAVGLPIFALSGKDNLTGGAGADTINGMQGADTINGAGGDDILSGGKDSDSIDGGVGNDFISGNNDNDRLIGGDGNDTLRGGKENDILIGGNGDDLLAGDRGQDILTGGAGNDTFVLAGGLSATATLVSADVITDFAIGDKIGLTDGIGFANLTFEAVSLKLDAGASVASTAIKSGSNYLGIVQGVSQSQLTASVFVTAI; the protein is encoded by the coding sequence ATGCTCGAACAACTACAAACGGACGGCGCTCAATCTGTGGACATTTTAACAGGAGAGCGATCGGCCTCTCAAGTTTCACAACCTGCACCAGCTACAACCAATCAAAACTTTATTTATAGAGTTTTAGAACTCACCAACATAGAACGCAGCAAATTGAGTTTGTCTCCCCTAACGTTAAATACTCAATTGCTGAATGCGGCGCAAAATCACACCCAAAATATGGCGGTGCAAGACTTCTTCGATCATACCGGAAAAGATGGTTCATCAATGGGAAGTCGGATTACTGCAACAGGCTATAAATACAGCTCGGCTGCGGAAAACATCGCTGCTGGTTCTTCTACACCGGAACAAGTTGTATCATCGTGGATGAACAGCAGCGGCCACCGCACGAACATTCTTAACCCCAATTTGAAAGAGATTGGTGTTGGTTACTATTTCTTAGGCAACGATACTGGCAGCGTCAATTACAATCACTATTGGACGCAAGTTTTTGCTACTTCGCTTGATGGTAGTGTCAATCCCGCACCAACTCCCACACCTACACCCGTACCAACTCCAACTCCCGCACCAACTCCAACTCCAACTCCTACACCCAGCACATTAGTCTCCATTACTTCGCCAATACCGAATGCTACAGGGGACGGTACTCCGACAACAGCACCCAAAAATACAGCCAGCGGTGGCAGTTATTTCCTATCGGATGCTGCTGATACTCAAATACCTGCCAGTGCTGTGGGATTGCCAATTTTTGCCCTTTCCGGCAAAGACAATCTCACTGGGGGAGCAGGCGCTGATACGATTAATGGAATGCAAGGCGCGGATACAATTAACGGCGCAGGTGGCGATGATATCTTATCCGGTGGCAAAGATTCGGATTCAATTGATGGCGGTGTTGGTAATGATTTTATCAGCGGCAACAATGATAACGATCGACTAATCGGAGGCGACGGTAACGATACTCTCCGGGGCGGGAAGGAAAACGATATCTTGATCGGGGGTAACGGCGACGATTTGCTAGCGGGCGATCGCGGGCAAGATATTCTGACCGGTGGCGCTGGAAATGATACGTTTGTTTTAGCAGGAGGTTTGTCTGCTACGGCTACCTTAGTCAGCGCGGATGTGATTACCGATTTTGCGATCGGCGATAAGATTGGTTTGACTGATGGTATCGGATTTGCTAACTTGACTTTTGAAGCTGTAAGTTTGAAGTTGGATGCAGGCGCAAGTGTCGCTTCTACGGCAATTAAGTCGGGTAGCAATTATTTGGGCATCGTGCAGGGTGTCAGTCAAAGTCAGCTTACGGCTTCTGTTTTTGTGACTGCAATTTAG
- the nblB gene encoding phycobilisome degradation protein NblB — protein MSITPESVEQLLNSEDFGERLRAVNQLRQLEPAIAYNLIQRAIADKNVRVRYAAVSQMSTLGEQNLPNALEVLLHSLRNDPEADVQAAAADALGALKLTAALEDLEQVYSSTSEWLVQMSIIAALGEMGDPKAFPMLENALSSENELIQTIAISALGELGDKRALPLLLPYASNADWQIRYRVAQALGRLGGAEAGAALEILAKDDVEQVAQEAKVGQDNILKL, from the coding sequence ATGAGCATTACCCCTGAGTCTGTCGAACAATTGCTGAATTCCGAGGATTTTGGCGAAAGGCTGCGGGCAGTCAACCAACTGCGACAGCTAGAACCCGCGATCGCCTACAATTTGATTCAAAGGGCGATCGCCGACAAAAACGTCCGCGTTAGATACGCAGCAGTCAGTCAAATGTCAACCCTCGGCGAACAAAATCTGCCAAACGCTTTAGAGGTGCTGCTTCACAGCTTACGCAACGACCCCGAAGCCGACGTGCAAGCAGCAGCAGCCGATGCTTTGGGCGCCTTGAAATTAACCGCTGCTTTAGAAGATTTGGAACAAGTTTACAGCAGTACATCTGAATGGTTGGTGCAAATGAGCATCATCGCAGCCTTGGGAGAAATGGGCGATCCAAAAGCATTTCCGATGTTAGAAAATGCCCTGAGTTCGGAAAACGAATTGATCCAAACTATAGCGATTAGCGCATTAGGTGAATTGGGAGATAAACGGGCGCTGCCGCTGCTGCTTCCCTACGCTTCTAACGCAGATTGGCAAATCCGTTATAGAGTCGCCCAAGCTTTAGGCCGGTTGGGCGGCGCAGAAGCAGGGGCGGCTTTGGAAATTCTCGCCAAAGATGACGTTGAGCAAGTTGCTCAGGAGGCTAAAGTCGGACAAGATAATATTTTGAAATTGTGA
- a CDS encoding DUF3110 domain-containing protein — protein MRVFVLLFNARTENEGIHTIQLGERNKVLMFESEDDATRFGVMLEAQDFPEPAVEAIDDEEIKEFCDSVDYDWELVPAGALAIPPEDNVAQTPWQAEGQSQPESQPESDSDVSQDELDSMRRRLEGLL, from the coding sequence ATGCGAGTGTTCGTCTTACTCTTCAATGCCCGCACCGAGAATGAGGGAATTCACACCATTCAACTCGGCGAGCGCAACAAAGTTCTGATGTTTGAGTCAGAAGACGACGCCACCCGCTTTGGCGTGATGTTGGAAGCTCAGGATTTCCCCGAACCCGCTGTCGAGGCGATCGACGACGAAGAAATTAAGGAGTTCTGCGACAGTGTTGATTATGATTGGGAACTGGTGCCGGCTGGCGCGCTAGCGATTCCGCCAGAAGACAATGTAGCACAGACTCCGTGGCAAGCAGAGGGGCAGTCGCAACCGGAGTCACAGCCAGAGTCGGATTCTGATGTGTCCCAAGACGAACTCGATTCTATGCGTCGCCGACTCGAAGGACTTTTGTGA
- a CDS encoding CBS domain-containing protein: MPKIVADVMSRDPILARPEMPLNEAIKILADRRISGLPVVDENGYLVGVISETDLMWRETGVTPPAYIMVLDSVIYLENPSRYERELHKALGQTVGEAMSADPVTIEPTKSLSEAAKLMHDRSIHRLPVVDSAGKVIGILTRGDIIRSMAAES; encoded by the coding sequence ATGCCCAAAATAGTAGCCGATGTGATGAGCCGCGATCCGATTTTGGCGCGCCCCGAAATGCCTCTTAACGAAGCCATTAAAATTTTAGCCGATCGACGTATTAGCGGTCTTCCCGTCGTAGATGAGAACGGCTACTTAGTAGGAGTCATCTCCGAAACAGACTTGATGTGGCGGGAAACCGGCGTCACTCCGCCCGCTTACATCATGGTGCTCGACAGCGTGATTTACCTAGAAAATCCCTCGCGTTACGAGCGAGAGCTCCACAAGGCTTTAGGACAAACAGTAGGAGAAGCGATGAGTGCAGATCCCGTTACCATCGAACCCACAAAATCTCTCTCAGAAGCAGCAAAACTCATGCACGATCGCAGCATCCACCGATTGCCGGTAGTCGATAGTGCCGGCAAAGTAATCGGCATCCTCACTAGGGGAGATATTATCCGCTCGATGGCGGCAGAGTCTTAA
- the murQ gene encoding N-acetylmuramic acid 6-phosphate etherase — protein sequence MKNLEERGHLLTEQVNANSENLDQLSSIELVDLFNREDAQTLSAIARAREQLARAIDIGAESLRQGGRLFYVGAGTSGRLGVLDAAECPPTFCTPPELVQGIIAGGAGALVRSSEDLEDRAQDGAESIAHRHITNLDVVVGITAGGTTPFVAGALHAARQRGAKTVFIACVPVEQVNFEADVDIRLLVGPEIVAGSTRLKAGTVTKMALNILSTGVMVKLGKVYGNRMVDVAVTNKKLRDRAVRMLQDLTDLGRDEAGFLLEKSGKSVKLALMMHWTGLEREECDRILGEFQGNLRSAVASIQL from the coding sequence ATGAAGAATTTGGAAGAACGGGGGCATCTGCTGACGGAACAGGTGAATGCCAACAGCGAGAATTTAGACCAACTTAGCTCGATCGAATTGGTGGACTTGTTCAACCGGGAAGACGCGCAAACCTTAAGCGCGATCGCCCGTGCCCGCGAACAGTTAGCCCGGGCGATCGACATTGGCGCTGAATCTCTGCGTCAAGGAGGCCGTCTGTTTTACGTCGGTGCGGGTACTTCTGGGCGTTTGGGCGTGCTTGATGCCGCCGAGTGTCCCCCCACCTTCTGCACGCCGCCAGAACTCGTACAGGGCATAATTGCCGGGGGTGCGGGGGCTTTGGTGCGGAGTTCCGAGGATTTGGAAGATCGGGCCCAGGATGGGGCAGAGTCGATCGCCCACCGTCACATTACCAACTTAGATGTGGTTGTCGGAATTACGGCTGGGGGCACAACGCCCTTTGTAGCGGGGGCTTTACACGCGGCGCGACAACGGGGGGCGAAAACTGTGTTTATCGCCTGCGTACCCGTGGAACAGGTGAATTTTGAGGCTGATGTGGATATTCGCTTGTTGGTTGGCCCGGAAATAGTCGCAGGTTCGACGCGCTTGAAAGCTGGTACTGTGACAAAAATGGCTTTGAATATTCTTTCGACTGGCGTAATGGTGAAGCTGGGGAAGGTTTACGGCAATCGGATGGTTGATGTGGCGGTGACTAATAAGAAATTGCGCGATCGGGCGGTGCGGATGTTGCAGGATTTGACTGATTTGGGTCGGGATGAAGCGGGTTTTTTGCTAGAAAAAAGCGGCAAGTCTGTTAAGTTGGCTTTGATGATGCACTGGACTGGTTTGGAGAGGGAAGAGTGCGATCGAATTTTGGGCGAGTTTCAAGGCAATTTGCGATCGGCTGTAGCATCAATACAATTGTAG
- a CDS encoding translocation/assembly module TamB, which produces MTNSDDDKNQLLPRPGRRWWRLLLLSGTGLGIVALVGAAVAREWVRTKLAPLVETEVSQTLKRPVKIGGLERFSPISLRFGRSTLPATAIDPDYASAEAVEVRFSLLPLLFNRTLKLDITLVKPSAYIEQDAQGRWVNIPTREPKPAGLFKTEIEAIRVENAGAVLVPSPAVGQKTAAPISVTLKNGSALFREQNQRVLYELNGQFTNNDNFVVKADSLLPAAQTNVLLQAQNLPLSDIARLLKIPDISLQKGLLNSNLTVQVRDNKLSGITGTASFAGVQANIKALKQIVQNGSGQLRFQGTNLIVDSLTGNYGLIPVKIAGTVAAGANFNFDRASFNLITNVQPVAVASIVSAVETELGQKVVLPIAVAGEVKADVKLTGTVAEPVLAGTIASTKPATVDRLQLNNISTNFKLERRTMAQMPTPNSPQPTGQFSTLALNLTDILVVPAAGGKIGGKGEVDITLGSDNSRSGLVFDLQAENVPADALAQIYAVPIPAAVKIGSVSAKAQIFGPLDNIQARVKWQAPQGTFPAAGEIRAGGNSADLQNTVVKIGGAAVNVDAAFKDRQWEAIIKGDRVALKSLQPLIPGLILPPELAGMFTGTAEAAGTLDDLSLNGIYASGKGTLNIADSIVDVSGKLESGRWQASGKTQKVALNRLIDIGLPFLAASNSNRSPAANLNNLQSKIQNLKSLDGQLAGEFKAGGTVDNLTASGINFSTNGKLNLGDSNVNLKAELSDGNWQATAETDRTSVSRLVDLGLPLLDVASAFNPENQQYSNLTSKIPTLKSIDGQISSQLTASGSVDNLNGNSVKASGSGQLNLADSNVNFQGELARGNWQAKLETDRTSISRLVDLSIPILDVASAFNPENKESANLKSKIQNLKSIDGKLSSQFTAAGSVDNLTASSINANGSGQLNLAGSNLNFQGELARGNWQGTAETDRTSIGGLVNLGLPLLDVASAFNPENQQKYSNLRSQIQNLKSLDGEISNQIQAAGSLDKSADIALNSSGQLKIADGTVDFKGKLDSGRWQAVADLDRVILSRLEKTVRDTQLFTLTATLPKGFDGRINGQYQAAGSLDNLTAKGIRASGEGRILVDRLGAIDTVAKLENGNLEALLETNGVTVSNLEQTLKQTGLLTTNLPPEIAGTLDGKIRILGTVDNLTANGITANGDGQIRLANGGGVVNAKASAQSGNWRASIQGDQIALSSFQKAFEAQRQSLQGSGLVSQAQNLPLLRGLFNGNVDLSGPIGAGTGAPPLQSVRAGGSFRISELPFLKQPLEAIFNWDGKRIEVEKAATPGLTASGFVGVELAGKGLPSISNLDLDVKLSNFNLEALPAEQLAFLRPMGLKNDSEKNQPIRGNVDFTGRLTGTLAALSLAGDVEVRNLAVNQVAFDSVLAGKVTASSDKSVDLRLAGASDKIEVALNSSFLPTSFLVKRGDSAASGQTEGETLRVNFSDFPLAALNLSPGKEAGLGPITGTVSGQVNVPGWKMPLNPQTLPANGQITIAQPVIGYIKGDSFQAEFSYANGSASLTNGIFRQGTGQYLISGNVKAGANPEFAGKVNIQQGNLQQVLAALQYFNLGDFARGLKPPVYANAASVQTVGVGEPEAPLIEQLRRLAEIEAILQQQQAIKSAEKLPALSQLQGTFGGEIAVAGSLRTGVQAQFNVKGDNWQWGKYVAEQFSLEGSFQDGILTILPLEIRSGKSAIGFSGQLGQKAQSGQLRIENLPVEELAKLVELPFVDVTGNLNLRANLAGSLENPQATGELSLLEGTLNGEPIKKADSSFSYSNARLNFGGSALVTQTEPIEVQGSLPFGLPFAAVKPDSNQIDFRANLQNEGLAIINVLTPQVAWVSGKGQVQIRVGGTLQQPVAQGIANFENATVRARTFPEPITGLTGAVRFEGDRIRVEGIRGQLSKGEVVAQGVIPLSVPFAAGDVDAANPLTVNLDKLALNLKGLYRGGAVGQVQAAGTALRPQLSGKIELYDGEVFLPSASGGATRLASSPNPTPATEASPNPNPGDSPATSSPNPSPSFEVGLNDLQLNLGRGVRVTSPPILDFKATGALTVNGSLDDIRPAGTIRLTSGAVNLFTTQFKLDKGYPQTATFVPTQGLDPTLDVRLATSVQEVTRFRAPGTSVASEIADEPTNFGSVRSVRIQALVRGKASGLAENLELRSSPSRSSTEIVALLGGSFVQTLGQGDSTLAIANLAGAGLFNNLQSVITNATGLSEFRLFPTRIRGNEVQAGRSGSGAGGGAGSLGIGLEVGADITRNLSASIIRVLSANQPTEFNLRYRLSDKILLRGSTNLQGENRVTAEYELRF; this is translated from the coding sequence ATGACTAACTCGGACGATGACAAAAATCAACTCCTCCCCCGCCCGGGGCGCCGCTGGTGGCGCTTGCTGCTGCTTAGCGGTACGGGATTGGGCATTGTCGCCTTGGTGGGGGCAGCCGTCGCACGGGAGTGGGTGCGGACAAAGTTAGCTCCTTTGGTGGAAACTGAGGTCAGCCAGACGTTGAAGCGGCCGGTAAAAATTGGAGGATTGGAGAGATTTTCTCCGATAAGTTTGCGGTTTGGTCGATCGACTCTACCTGCTACTGCGATCGATCCAGATTATGCTTCTGCAGAAGCAGTGGAAGTGAGATTTTCTCTTTTGCCATTGCTGTTCAACCGCACTCTCAAATTAGATATTACCTTAGTTAAACCCAGCGCTTATATCGAACAGGATGCCCAAGGGCGCTGGGTGAATATTCCCACCCGCGAACCCAAACCTGCGGGTTTATTTAAAACAGAAATTGAAGCAATTCGAGTTGAAAATGCCGGCGCAGTTTTGGTGCCTAGTCCCGCCGTCGGACAAAAAACTGCGGCTCCGATTTCCGTAACTCTCAAAAATGGCAGCGCTTTATTTCGCGAGCAAAATCAGCGCGTTCTCTACGAACTGAACGGTCAGTTTACGAACAATGACAATTTCGTAGTCAAGGCAGACTCTCTATTGCCTGCGGCTCAAACCAACGTGCTATTGCAAGCGCAAAATTTACCTTTGTCGGACATCGCCCGGTTGCTGAAAATTCCAGATATTTCTCTACAAAAAGGTCTGCTAAATAGCAATTTAACGGTGCAAGTTCGAGATAATAAATTATCGGGAATTACTGGAACGGCAAGTTTTGCCGGAGTGCAAGCAAATATCAAAGCGCTGAAACAGATAGTTCAAAATGGTAGCGGTCAATTGCGCTTTCAAGGAACTAATTTGATAGTCGATAGTCTGACAGGTAATTACGGTTTAATTCCTGTTAAAATAGCCGGAACAGTTGCCGCTGGAGCAAATTTTAATTTCGATCGAGCTAGCTTCAATCTGATCACCAACGTGCAACCCGTAGCCGTGGCAAGTATTGTGAGTGCGGTGGAGACAGAGTTAGGGCAGAAAGTGGTATTGCCGATCGCAGTTGCGGGGGAAGTTAAAGCGGATGTTAAGCTGACTGGAACCGTCGCAGAACCCGTATTGGCAGGTACGATCGCCTCGACCAAACCCGCTACGGTCGATCGCCTGCAATTAAACAATATTAGCACTAATTTCAAATTGGAACGCCGGACAATGGCTCAAATGCCAACTCCCAATTCTCCACAGCCAACTGGGCAGTTTTCCACTTTAGCTTTGAATTTGACCGATATTTTGGTGGTGCCGGCGGCGGGCGGTAAAATAGGTGGGAAAGGCGAAGTAGATATAACGTTGGGAAGTGACAATTCGCGATCGGGTTTGGTGTTTGATTTGCAAGCGGAAAATGTACCCGCAGACGCCCTAGCCCAAATTTACGCTGTCCCGATTCCCGCTGCTGTTAAAATTGGCAGTGTCTCGGCAAAAGCTCAAATTTTCGGGCCGTTAGACAACATCCAAGCCCGAGTTAAATGGCAAGCACCGCAAGGAACTTTCCCCGCAGCGGGCGAAATTAGAGCCGGAGGCAATTCGGCGGATTTGCAAAATACAGTTGTGAAAATTGGCGGTGCTGCTGTGAATGTCGATGCCGCCTTCAAAGACCGTCAGTGGGAAGCTATAATCAAGGGCGATCGGGTGGCATTGAAAAGTTTGCAGCCACTGATTCCAGGGCTGATTTTGCCACCTGAATTAGCAGGTATGTTCACCGGAACCGCCGAAGCAGCCGGAACTCTGGACGATTTGAGTTTAAATGGTATTTATGCTAGCGGCAAAGGAACGTTGAATATTGCTGATAGTATTGTTGATGTTAGTGGCAAACTAGAATCAGGACGCTGGCAAGCTTCTGGTAAGACCCAAAAAGTTGCTCTCAATCGCTTAATTGATATTGGTTTGCCGTTCTTAGCTGCCTCCAACTCTAACAGATCACCAGCCGCAAATCTCAACAATCTTCAATCCAAAATTCAAAATCTTAAATCGCTTGACGGACAGCTAGCAGGTGAATTTAAAGCTGGGGGAACTGTTGACAATTTAACCGCGAGCGGCATCAATTTCAGCACAAATGGCAAACTCAATCTTGGTGACAGCAACGTCAATCTGAAAGCAGAATTGAGCGATGGAAACTGGCAAGCAACCGCAGAAACCGATCGCACTTCCGTCAGCCGCCTGGTAGATTTAGGATTGCCGCTGTTAGATGTGGCTTCAGCGTTCAATCCCGAAAATCAACAATATAGCAATCTCACATCCAAAATCCCAACTCTCAAATCGATTGACGGACAAATATCGAGTCAGCTTACAGCCTCGGGAAGTGTTGACAATTTAAACGGTAACAGCGTCAAAGCAAGCGGCAGCGGCCAACTCAATCTTGCTGACAGCAATGTCAATTTTCAAGGAGAATTGGCACGGGGAAACTGGCAAGCAAAATTAGAAACCGATCGCACTTCTATCAGTCGGTTAGTCGATTTGAGCATCCCGATTTTAGATGTGGCTTCAGCCTTCAATCCCGAAAATAAGGAATCTGCTAATCTAAAATCCAAAATCCAAAATCTCAAATCGATTGACGGCAAACTATCGAGTCAATTTACTGCTGCGGGAAGTGTTGACAATTTGACCGCTAGCAGCATCAATGCCAACGGTAGCGGCCAACTAAATCTGGCCGGCAGCAATCTCAATTTTCAAGGAGAATTGGCACGGGGAAACTGGCAAGGAACCGCAGAAACCGATCGCACTTCGATCGGCGGCCTGGTAAATTTAGGATTGCCGCTGTTAGATGTGGCCTCGGCTTTCAATCCCGAAAATCAACAAAAATATAGCAATCTAAGATCCCAAATCCAAAATCTCAAATCCCTAGATGGAGAGATATCGAATCAAATTCAAGCAGCGGGAAGTCTTGACAAATCAGCCGATATAGCCCTCAACAGCAGCGGCCAACTCAAGATTGCTGACGGTACTGTTGATTTTAAGGGAAAATTAGATTCCGGACGGTGGCAAGCTGTCGCGGATCTCGATCGAGTTATTCTCAGTCGCTTAGAAAAAACAGTCCGCGATACTCAACTCTTTACCCTGACGGCGACTTTACCCAAAGGATTTGACGGCAGAATTAACGGGCAATACCAAGCAGCGGGCAGTTTGGATAACTTGACAGCAAAGGGAATTCGTGCTAGCGGGGAAGGACGGATTTTGGTCGATCGACTCGGGGCGATCGATACTGTGGCAAAATTAGAAAACGGCAACTTAGAAGCATTGCTAGAAACCAACGGAGTTACCGTCAGCAATCTAGAACAAACCCTCAAACAAACAGGTTTGCTGACAACCAATTTACCGCCAGAAATTGCCGGAACCCTCGATGGCAAAATCAGAATTTTGGGAACTGTAGATAATTTAACCGCCAACGGCATCACAGCCAACGGCGACGGACAAATTCGACTCGCCAACGGTGGCGGAGTTGTCAACGCCAAAGCTAGCGCGCAATCGGGGAATTGGCGCGCATCAATCCAGGGCGATCAAATTGCCTTAAGTAGCTTCCAGAAAGCCTTTGAAGCCCAGCGCCAAAGCTTGCAAGGCAGCGGCTTAGTCTCCCAAGCCCAAAATCTCCCCTTACTGCGGGGACTGTTTAACGGCAATGTCGATTTATCCGGCCCGATTGGGGCGGGCACGGGGGCACCGCCCCTACAAAGTGTTCGCGCCGGCGGCAGTTTCCGCATCTCGGAATTACCGTTTTTGAAACAACCTTTGGAGGCAATATTTAATTGGGATGGGAAGCGGATAGAAGTAGAAAAAGCTGCAACTCCCGGTTTGACAGCTAGCGGATTTGTCGGCGTTGAGTTGGCTGGTAAAGGATTACCCTCGATTTCCAATCTAGATTTGGATGTAAAACTCTCCAACTTTAACCTGGAAGCCTTACCAGCAGAACAGTTGGCATTTTTGAGACCCATGGGTCTCAAAAATGATTCAGAGAAAAATCAGCCTATTCGCGGCAATGTCGATTTTACGGGCCGCCTCACCGGAACCCTTGCAGCCTTGAGTTTAGCGGGCGACGTGGAAGTGCGGAATTTAGCAGTAAATCAAGTCGCTTTCGACTCGGTACTGGCGGGGAAAGTGACGGCGAGTTCCGATAAAAGTGTTGATTTGCGTTTAGCCGGCGCCAGCGACAAAATCGAAGTCGCGTTAAATTCGTCTTTTCTGCCGACATCTTTCTTAGTCAAACGTGGGGACTCCGCAGCCAGCGGCCAAACTGAGGGCGAAACTTTGCGAGTAAATTTCAGCGATTTTCCCCTGGCTGCTTTGAATCTCTCACCAGGAAAAGAGGCTGGTTTGGGGCCGATAACTGGTACGGTTTCAGGACAAGTCAACGTGCCCGGTTGGAAGATGCCGTTAAATCCGCAGACTTTGCCAGCCAACGGACAAATTACGATCGCCCAACCAGTGATCGGCTACATTAAAGGTGACAGTTTCCAAGCCGAATTCAGCTATGCTAACGGCAGCGCCAGTCTGACCAACGGCATCTTCCGTCAAGGTACCGGTCAATACTTAATTTCCGGCAACGTCAAAGCGGGCGCCAACCCCGAATTTGCCGGGAAAGTGAACATCCAGCAAGGGAATTTGCAGCAAGTTTTAGCTGCTTTGCAATATTTCAATTTAGGCGATTTCGCCCGCGGGCTGAAACCTCCGGTTTATGCGAACGCCGCCTCCGTGCAAACTGTCGGAGTCGGAGAACCGGAAGCGCCGTTAATCGAACAGTTGCGCCGCTTGGCAGAAATTGAAGCGATTTTGCAGCAGCAGCAAGCCATCAAATCAGCGGAAAAACTGCCCGCACTATCTCAATTGCAGGGGACTTTTGGTGGAGAAATTGCGGTGGCCGGTTCTTTGCGGACGGGCGTGCAAGCTCAATTTAACGTCAAAGGCGATAATTGGCAGTGGGGCAAATATGTCGCCGAACAGTTTAGCCTTGAAGGGAGTTTTCAGGACGGGATTTTAACTATTTTACCTCTAGAAATTCGATCGGGCAAAAGTGCGATCGGCTTTTCGGGACAACTCGGACAAAAAGCTCAATCCGGGCAGTTGCGGATCGAAAATTTACCCGTGGAAGAGTTGGCAAAACTGGTAGAATTGCCCTTTGTGGACGTAACCGGAAACTTAAATTTGCGGGCGAACTTGGCCGGCAGTTTGGAAAACCCGCAAGCCACCGGCGAGTTGAGTTTGCTGGAGGGGACGCTAAACGGAGAACCGATTAAAAAAGCCGACAGCAGTTTCAGTTACAGCAACGCCCGCCTGAATTTTGGCGGCAGCGCTTTGGTAACTCAAACCGAACCGATTGAAGTGCAGGGAAGTTTGCCTTTTGGGTTGCCGTTTGCTGCTGTCAAACCTGACAGCAATCAAATTGATTTCAGGGCAAATTTGCAAAATGAAGGTTTGGCAATTATTAATGTCTTGACTCCGCAAGTTGCTTGGGTCAGCGGCAAGGGACAGGTGCAAATTCGCGTGGGAGGGACGCTGCAACAGCCTGTAGCGCAAGGAATTGCCAATTTTGAAAATGCAACCGTCCGGGCGAGAACCTTCCCAGAACCGATTACAGGGCTGACTGGGGCGGTGCGCTTTGAGGGCGATCGAATTCGGGTAGAAGGAATTCGGGGACAGTTGAGTAAGGGAGAAGTTGTGGCGCAGGGCGTGATTCCCCTATCTGTACCCTTTGCTGCGGGCGATGTCGATGCAGCGAATCCTTTGACGGTGAATCTCGACAAGTTGGCATTGAATCTAAAAGGATTGTACCGCGGCGGCGCAGTCGGTCAAGTTCAGGCAGCGGGCACGGCTTTGCGGCCGCAGTTGAGCGGTAAAATTGAACTCTATGACGGCGAAGTATTTCTACCAAGTGCCAGCGGCGGCGCAACTCGGTTAGCTTCTTCCCCAAACCCGACTCCTGCGACTGAAGCTTCCCCTAACCCGAACCCTGGGGATTCTCCTGCGACATCTTCCCCTAACCCTTCGCCTTCCTTTGAAGTGGGATTAAACGATTTGCAACTGAATTTGGGCCGGGGCGTGCGAGTAACGAGTCCACCGATATTAGATTTTAAGGCGACTGGGGCTTTAACGGTGAATGGCAGTTTAGACGATATTCGCCCTGCGGGTACGATTCGGTTGACTTCCGGCGCGGTGAATTTGTTTACCACGCAGTTTAAGTTAGATAAGGGATACCCGCAAACTGCTACCTTTGTACCAACACAAGGACTCGATCCGACATTGGATGTGAGATTGGCAACTTCGGTACAGGAAGTAACGCGCTTCCGCGCTCCGGGAACGTCTGTTGCTTCGGAAATAGCCGACGAACCGACTAATTTTGGCAGCGTGCGAAGCGTGCGGATTCAAGCGTTAGTCAGGGGTAAAGCTTCTGGGTTGGCGGAAAATCTGGAGTTGAGGAGCTCTCCAAGCCGATCGTCCACAGAGATTGTAGCGCTATTAGGGGGCAGTTTCGTACAGACTTTAGGACAGGGAGACAGTACGCTGGCGATCGCCAATTTAGCAGGTGCAGGTTTATTTAACAACCTGCAATCAGTGATTACCAATGCGACGGGATTGAGCGAATTTAGGTTATTTCCGACTCGAATTAGGGGCAATGAAGTACAAGCAGGGCGATCGGGTTCGGGGGCCGGAGGCGGTGCAGGTTCCCTCGGTATAGGTTTAGAAGTTGGTGCCGATATCACGCGCAATCTTTCAGCATCAATTATTCGAGTTTTGTCAGCAAATCAGCCCACAGAATTTAATTTGCGGTATCGTTTAAGCGACAAAATTTTGTTGAGAGGTTCGACCAATTTACAAGGAGAAAATCGCGTTACAGCCGAATATGAATTGAGGTTTTAG